A section of the Clostridium sp. TW13 genome encodes:
- the ptb gene encoding phosphate butyryltransferase, whose amino-acid sequence MSKNFDDLFSRLKEIPKKKVAVAVAQDEPVLEAIKEATNLGVAEAILVGDKQKIHEIADKINLDLSDYEIMDVKDPKKAALEAVKLVSSGHADMLMKGLVDTATFLRSVLNKEVGLRTGNLMSHVAVFESEGWDRLLFLTDAAFNTYPELKDKAGMINNAVAVAHSCGIETPKVAVIGPVEVVNPAMQSTVDAALLAKMSDRGQFKGCVVDGPFALDNAISEEAAHHKGVKGPVAGKADILLLPDIEVANVMYKTLTYFSNSKNGCLLVGTSAPVILTSRADSFETKVNSIALAALVAEKNKR is encoded by the coding sequence ATGAGTAAGAATTTTGATGACCTATTTTCAAGATTAAAAGAAATTCCTAAAAAGAAGGTTGCAGTAGCGGTGGCTCAAGATGAACCAGTACTAGAAGCAATAAAAGAAGCTACAAATCTAGGAGTAGCTGAAGCTATATTAGTTGGAGACAAACAAAAAATACATGAAATAGCAGATAAGATAAACTTAGATTTATCTGATTACGAAATAATGGACGTTAAGGATCCTAAAAAAGCTGCTTTAGAAGCTGTTAAATTAGTATCAAGCGGACATGCAGATATGCTAATGAAAGGATTAGTAGATACTGCTACATTCTTAAGAAGTGTATTAAACAAAGAAGTTGGATTAAGAACAGGTAATTTAATGTCACATGTAGCTGTTTTTGAATCAGAAGGATGGGACAGATTATTATTTTTAACTGACGCTGCTTTTAATACATATCCAGAATTAAAGGATAAGGCTGGAATGATAAATAATGCAGTTGCAGTTGCTCATAGCTGTGGTATAGAAACACCAAAAGTTGCAGTTATAGGACCAGTAGAAGTTGTAAATCCAGCAATGCAATCAACAGTTGATGCAGCATTATTAGCAAAGATGAGTGACAGAGGACAATTCAAGGGATGTGTAGTTGATGGACCTTTTGCTTTAGATAATGCAATATCAGAAGAAGCAGCACATCATAAGGGAGTAAAGGGACCAGTAGCTGGTAAAGCAGATATATTATTATTACCAGATATAGAAGTTGCTAACGTTATGTATAAGACATTAACATATTTCTCAAACTCAAAGAATGGTTGTCTTCTAGTAGGAACTTCAGCACCAGTTATATTAACTTCAAGAGCTGACTCTTTCGAAACAAAAGTTAACTCAATTGCTCTTGCAGCATTAGTTGCAGAAAAAAATAAAAGATAA
- the cdaA gene encoding diadenylate cyclase CdaA, giving the protein MQDIINMIINSLRNISVWSIVDIIVVSYILYRGYLLMKETRAEQLFKGILLVLALIPISYVLKLDMLNFILTKTITIGVLAVIIIFQPEIRRALEHLGRSAFEDMHLIEDDAVLNSVVTEIVAAVENLAESKTGALIAIEQGTGLSEVIGNNGTVLDAKVSAALLENIFVVNTPLHDGATIIRNDRILASGCVLPLTGNNTINKKLGTRHRAALGLSENSDALVIVVSEETGVISLAVNGRLTRNFDKEKLKSILIKIMKKRRKKRVKSIEERVKAWIMKKRRKI; this is encoded by the coding sequence GTGCAAGATATAATTAATATGATAATAAATTCATTAAGAAACATATCTGTATGGTCAATAGTTGATATAATAGTAGTTTCATACATTTTATATAGAGGATATCTGCTTATGAAGGAAACTAGAGCAGAGCAATTGTTTAAAGGAATATTATTGGTTTTGGCACTTATACCAATAAGCTATGTTTTGAAACTAGATATGTTAAATTTTATTTTGACTAAGACAATAACAATAGGAGTATTGGCTGTTATAATTATTTTTCAACCAGAAATAAGAAGAGCTTTGGAGCATTTAGGAAGAAGTGCTTTTGAAGACATGCACTTAATTGAAGATGATGCAGTTCTAAACAGTGTTGTAACAGAGATAGTTGCAGCGGTAGAAAATTTAGCTGAAAGTAAGACTGGCGCATTAATTGCCATTGAACAGGGAACAGGTCTTAGTGAAGTTATAGGTAATAATGGTACTGTATTAGATGCAAAAGTTAGTGCGGCATTATTAGAAAATATATTTGTAGTTAACACCCCTTTACATGATGGTGCCACAATAATTAGAAATGATAGAATTTTAGCTTCTGGCTGTGTGCTACCCCTAACAGGAAACAATACTATAAATAAGAAGCTGGGAACAAGACATAGAGCTGCTTTGGGATTATCTGAGAATTCAGATGCACTTGTAATAGTAGTTTCAGAGGAGACTGGTGTGATATCCTTAGCTGTAAATGGAAGACTTACAAGAAACTTTGACAAGGAAAAATTAAAAAGTATTTTAATAAAAATAATGAAAAAGAGAAGAAAGAAAAGAGTAAAATCAATTGAGGAGAGGGTGAAAGCATGGATAATGAAGAAAAGAAGAAAAATATAG
- a CDS encoding NAD(P)/FAD-dependent oxidoreductase, giving the protein MAIRINNVQLDINEDISLLKAKAAKKLRIKEASISDLKIIKESIDARKKNSIKFNYCIDICCENEKNLVYKLKDKDIRFEEEGYKEEIQFGSKKLAHRPVVIGLGPAGLFSALLLAKNGYRPIVFERGEDVDNRTKTVEKFWTTGELNTESNVQFGEGGAGAFSDGKLTTRIKDTRCDLVLEALVKAGAPEEIIYMGKPHVGTDILKTVVKNIREEIKALGGEIHFSSKLEKVIAKNGKVNSIIVNSNEIPCSQLILAIGHSSRDTYEMLNGIGMFMEPKPFAIGVRVEHPQDLINRNQYGEYANHPRLKAAEYRLTHTAESTKRPVYSFCMCPGGVVVGAASEENRLVVNGMSYHARDNKNANSALVVGVGPEDFEGNSPLSAMNFQRHYEELAYKVGGGNYKAPVQKISDFMEDRITKKLDSVIPTVTPGYEFKDLRECLPSYVVQSLKEGLDNFDRKIKGFGASGEGIMIGIETRTSAPVRITRNENLESISIGGVYPTGEGAGFAGGIVSAAVDGLKVAENIIKEYSPII; this is encoded by the coding sequence ATGGCTATTAGAATAAACAACGTACAATTAGATATAAATGAAGATATTTCACTATTAAAGGCTAAGGCTGCAAAAAAATTAAGAATAAAAGAAGCTTCAATAAGTGATTTAAAAATAATAAAAGAGTCTATAGATGCTAGAAAGAAAAACTCAATAAAATTTAACTATTGTATAGATATATGCTGTGAAAATGAAAAGAACCTTGTGTATAAACTAAAAGACAAAGATATACGATTTGAAGAAGAAGGATATAAAGAGGAAATTCAGTTTGGTAGCAAAAAGCTTGCCCACAGACCAGTTGTTATTGGACTTGGACCTGCTGGTCTATTCTCTGCATTATTGTTAGCGAAAAATGGATATAGACCTATAGTGTTTGAAAGAGGAGAAGATGTTGATAACAGAACAAAAACTGTGGAAAAGTTTTGGACTACCGGTGAATTAAATACAGAATCCAATGTTCAATTTGGAGAAGGAGGAGCAGGAGCTTTCTCTGACGGTAAGTTAACAACTAGAATTAAGGATACAAGATGTGATTTAGTACTTGAAGCTCTAGTAAAAGCAGGCGCGCCTGAAGAAATAATCTACATGGGAAAACCGCATGTAGGAACAGATATTTTAAAAACTGTTGTTAAGAATATAAGAGAAGAAATAAAGGCTTTAGGTGGAGAAATACATTTTTCTTCAAAACTTGAAAAAGTTATTGCGAAGAATGGGAAAGTTAATTCTATCATAGTTAATAGTAATGAAATACCTTGTTCTCAACTTATATTGGCTATAGGACATAGTTCAAGAGATACCTATGAAATGTTAAATGGAATAGGCATGTTTATGGAACCTAAACCTTTTGCTATAGGAGTAAGAGTTGAGCATCCACAGGATTTAATAAATAGAAATCAATATGGTGAATATGCAAATCATCCTAGACTTAAGGCGGCAGAATATAGATTAACTCACACCGCAGAAAGTACTAAGAGACCAGTGTACTCTTTTTGTATGTGTCCAGGTGGAGTTGTAGTAGGTGCAGCTTCAGAAGAAAATAGACTTGTAGTTAATGGAATGAGTTATCATGCAAGAGATAATAAAAATGCAAATTCTGCACTTGTTGTAGGAGTAGGGCCGGAGGATTTTGAAGGTAATTCTCCATTAAGTGCAATGAATTTCCAAAGGCATTATGAGGAACTTGCTTATAAAGTAGGTGGAGGAAACTATAAGGCTCCAGTACAAAAAATAAGTGATTTCATGGAAGATAGGATAACTAAAAAATTAGACAGTGTGATTCCAACAGTAACGCCAGGATATGAATTCAAAGATTTAAGAGAGTGCTTACCAAGCTATGTAGTTCAAAGTTTGAAAGAAGGACTAGATAATTTTGATAGGAAAATAAAAGGTTTTGGAGCTTCTGGAGAAGGAATTATGATAGGAATAGAAACCAGAACCTCAGCACCAGTGAGAATAACTAGAAATGAAAACTTAGAAAGTATTTCAATAGGAGGGGTATACCCAACAGGAGAAGGAGCAGGCTTTGCAGGTGGCATAGTATCAGCAGCAGTAGATGGACTTAAGGTTGCAGAAAACATAATTAAAGAATATTCTCCAATAATATAA
- a CDS encoding CdaR family protein: MDNEEKKKNIAIKVICVLFSLGLWLYITNIENPIKEYKINNVPVEIINEDVLKDSNLTLMPNQTLKINVTIEGPATEVYKVSSDQIKVAVNLSGYALKKGENKIPVEIQSYPAGISIKNNDFLRVAVNLDTYAEKNLPIQNDINIKTKSGYYKGDIEVSPSTATISGAAQYVDSVKTVRVSTDLTDLSSDVSTELKIEAFNADNNQVTQVKIFPNVARVKVPIRKGKLVSVKVPTTGSISNNMVLKSVTPVNKSIEIIGDESVLNSINEISTDPINLTNIDGTKDVSVALKIPLGVRAVNNERYVKVNVLTTQYVTKDITVQVKEKNTPTGLTASFDKGIKITLRGLQEDISALKDEDLGNITAEADFTNIKEGSNTVDYTISNLPSKITVQAKNPDKLTVTAKKAAQ; this comes from the coding sequence ATGGATAATGAAGAAAAGAAGAAAAATATAGCCATTAAGGTTATCTGTGTACTTTTCTCTTTGGGTTTATGGCTTTATATAACTAATATAGAAAATCCTATTAAAGAGTATAAGATAAATAATGTACCTGTAGAAATCATTAATGAAGATGTTTTAAAGGATTCAAATTTAACACTTATGCCAAATCAAACGCTTAAAATTAATGTTACAATTGAAGGTCCAGCTACAGAAGTATATAAGGTTAGCAGTGATCAAATAAAAGTTGCAGTTAATTTAAGTGGTTATGCATTGAAAAAAGGTGAAAATAAAATTCCTGTAGAGATTCAAAGCTATCCAGCAGGAATAAGTATAAAAAATAATGACTTCTTAAGAGTGGCAGTTAATTTAGATACTTATGCTGAAAAGAATTTACCTATACAAAATGATATAAATATAAAAACTAAAAGTGGGTATTATAAAGGTGATATAGAAGTTAGTCCTAGTACAGCTACTATATCAGGAGCAGCTCAATATGTTGACTCAGTTAAAACAGTTAGAGTAAGTACTGATTTAACTGATTTAAGTTCAGATGTAAGTACAGAACTAAAAATAGAAGCATTTAATGCAGACAATAATCAAGTTACTCAGGTGAAGATTTTCCCTAATGTTGCAAGGGTTAAGGTTCCAATTAGAAAAGGAAAGCTAGTATCAGTTAAGGTTCCTACAACTGGAAGTATATCTAACAACATGGTATTGAAGAGTGTTACTCCAGTCAATAAAAGTATTGAGATAATTGGAGATGAAAGTGTATTAAATTCAATTAACGAAATAAGTACTGATCCAATAAACTTAACTAATATAGACGGAACTAAGGATGTTAGTGTAGCATTAAAAATACCACTAGGAGTGAGGGCAGTAAATAATGAAAGGTATGTCAAAGTAAATGTATTAACGACTCAGTATGTTACTAAAGATATTACTGTACAGGTAAAAGAGAAGAATACTCCAACAGGATTGACTGCAAGCTTTGATAAAGGTATTAAGATTACATTGAGAGGGCTACAAGAAGATATTTCAGCACTAAAGGATGAGGATTTAGGCAATATCACGGCGGAAGCAGATTTCACTAACATAAAAGAAGGAAGCAATACGGTAGATTATACTATATCCAATTTACCTTCTAAGATTACTGTACAAGCTAAAAATCCTGATAAATTAACGGTTACAGCTAAAAAAGCTGCTCAATAA
- the buk gene encoding butyrate kinase, with protein sequence MSYKLLIINPGSTSTKIGVYEDEKQLFEETLRHTNEEIKRYDTIFDQFQFRKDVILNVLKEKNFDIKTLSAIVGRGGMLKPVEGGTYAVNDAMVEDLKIGVQGPHASNLGGIIAKSIGDELGVPSFIVDPVVTDELDDVARLSGVPELPRKSKFHALNQKAVAKRYGKETGKGYENLNLVVVHMGGGVSVGAHKQGRVIDVNNALDGDGPFSPERAGSVPVGDLIKMCFSGKYNEQEVYTKVVGKGGFVGYLNTNDVKGTIDKMEAGDKECEKIYKAFVYQITKTIGEMSAALNGKVDQIILTGGIAYSPTLVPDLKANIEWIAPVTVYPGEDELLALTQGAIRVLSGEETAKVYK encoded by the coding sequence ATGTCATACAAGTTATTAATAATCAATCCAGGTTCGACATCAACTAAAATAGGGGTTTATGAAGACGAAAAACAATTATTTGAAGAAACATTAAGACACACAAATGAAGAAATAAAGAGATATGATACAATATTTGATCAATTTCAATTTAGAAAAGATGTTATTTTAAATGTGCTTAAGGAGAAGAACTTTGATATCAAAACTTTAAGTGCTATAGTTGGAAGAGGCGGAATGTTAAAGCCAGTAGAAGGTGGAACATACGCTGTTAATGATGCTATGGTTGAAGACTTAAAGATTGGTGTTCAAGGTCCACATGCTTCAAATCTTGGTGGCATAATAGCTAAGTCCATTGGAGATGAATTAGGAGTTCCATCATTTATAGTAGATCCAGTTGTTACTGATGAATTAGATGATGTAGCTAGATTATCTGGAGTTCCAGAACTTCCAAGAAAGAGTAAGTTCCATGCATTAAATCAAAAAGCTGTTGCTAAGAGATATGGAAAAGAAACAGGAAAAGGATATGAAAACTTAAATCTTGTTGTTGTTCACATGGGTGGAGGAGTTTCTGTTGGAGCTCATAAGCAAGGTAGAGTTATAGATGTAAATAATGCTTTAGATGGTGATGGTCCATTCTCACCAGAAAGAGCAGGTTCAGTTCCAGTTGGAGATTTAATTAAAATGTGCTTCAGTGGAAAATATAATGAACAAGAAGTATATACAAAGGTAGTAGGTAAAGGTGGATTTGTTGGATACCTAAATACTAACGATGTAAAAGGTACTATAGATAAGATGGAAGCTGGAGACAAGGAATGTGAAAAGATATATAAAGCATTTGTATATCAAATCACAAAGACAATTGGAGAAATGTCAGCAGCATTAAATGGCAAGGTTGATCAAATTATCCTTACAGGTGGAATTGCATATTCACCAACTCTAGTACCAGACTTAAAGGCAAACATCGAGTGGATAGCACCAGTTACAGTATATCCAGGAGAAGATGAACTTTTAGCTTTAACTCAAGGAGCAATAAGAGTGCTTAGTGGGGAAGAAACAGCTAAGGTATATAAATAA